The following are from one region of the Sandaracinus amylolyticus genome:
- a CDS encoding AAA family ATPase, translated as MSAPIEPRTLAYVAERAHAVVDEVQRVYVGPRTVPELLLITLLAKGHALLEGVPGVAKTTLCKAFASTLGAGFRRIQFTPDLLPADITGTYVFSPREGTFQLREGPIFTNVLLGDEINRAPAKTQSALLEAMQEHQATIEGDTRPLPTPFIVLATQNPVEQAGTYPLPEAQIDRFLVRLLIGYPSARDERGILRRFLEGSPQPQQVLAPEQILAMQQMVGQVHVEEEILDYVVRLSTATRQQARVFLGASPRASLALVQAARARALIQGRPFVIPDDIKALAVPVLAHRLVLTPEAEMEGTQREALIQKALEQTPHRSA; from the coding sequence ATGAGCGCGCCGATCGAGCCCCGGACGCTCGCGTACGTCGCGGAGCGCGCCCACGCCGTCGTCGACGAGGTGCAGCGCGTCTACGTCGGGCCGCGCACCGTGCCCGAGCTCTTGCTCATCACGCTGCTCGCCAAGGGCCATGCCCTCCTCGAGGGCGTGCCCGGCGTCGCGAAGACGACGCTCTGCAAGGCGTTCGCGTCGACGCTCGGCGCAGGCTTCCGGCGGATCCAGTTCACGCCGGATCTCCTGCCCGCCGACATCACCGGCACCTACGTCTTCTCGCCGCGCGAGGGGACGTTCCAGCTCCGCGAAGGACCGATCTTCACGAACGTCCTCTTGGGCGACGAGATCAACCGCGCCCCCGCGAAGACCCAGAGCGCGCTCCTCGAGGCGATGCAGGAGCACCAGGCGACGATCGAGGGCGACACCCGCCCGCTGCCGACGCCGTTCATCGTGCTCGCGACGCAGAACCCGGTGGAGCAGGCCGGCACCTACCCGCTGCCCGAGGCGCAGATCGATCGCTTCCTCGTGCGGCTCCTGATCGGCTATCCGAGCGCGCGCGACGAGCGCGGCATCCTCCGGCGCTTCCTCGAGGGCTCGCCCCAGCCCCAGCAGGTGCTCGCGCCCGAGCAGATCCTCGCGATGCAGCAGATGGTCGGTCAGGTGCACGTCGAGGAGGAGATCCTCGACTACGTGGTGCGCCTCTCGACCGCGACCCGTCAGCAGGCGCGCGTCTTCCTCGGCGCCTCGCCGCGCGCCTCGCTCGCGCTGGTGCAGGCGGCGCGCGCGAGGGCGCTGATCCAGGGGCGCCCCTTCGTCATCCCCGACGACATCAAGGCGCTCGCGGTGCCGGTGCTCGCGCATCGTCTCGTCCTCACGCCCGAGGCCGAGATGGAAGGCACCCAGCGCGAGGCGCTGATCCAGAAGGCGCTCGAGCAGACGCCGCACCGCTCCGCGTAG
- a CDS encoding CHRD domain-containing protein: MHAPRAIGSSALGLAAAAGGYDDSMSSNVLKLIGAIVMGLAIVACGDDEDDEPFSDSLSLTTDEEVPVCTAAGADAMGSGTVTIDPDDLSLRVVNLAYSGLSGAATAGHIHFGDPGEAGPVILPFADVTSPIDEIFTAEDYPAAPPEGAPADFPAFLDAVREGRTYVNIHTEACAPGEIRAQID; encoded by the coding sequence TTGCACGCCCCCCGCGCCATCGGCTCGTCCGCCTTGGGATTGGCGGCAGCGGCAGGTGGCTATGACGACAGCATGTCGAGCAACGTGCTGAAACTGATTGGTGCCATCGTGATGGGGCTCGCGATCGTCGCCTGCGGCGACGACGAGGACGACGAGCCGTTCAGTGACTCGCTGTCGCTGACCACCGACGAAGAGGTCCCGGTCTGCACCGCGGCGGGCGCCGACGCCATGGGCTCCGGGACCGTCACCATCGATCCCGACGACCTCAGCCTGCGCGTCGTGAACCTCGCCTACTCGGGCCTCTCGGGCGCCGCGACGGCGGGCCACATCCACTTCGGCGATCCCGGCGAGGCGGGCCCGGTGATCCTGCCGTTCGCCGACGTGACCAGCCCGATCGACGAGATCTTCACCGCCGAGGACTATCCCGCTGCGCCGCCCGAGGGCGCGCCCGCCGATTTCCCGGCGTTCCTCGACGCCGTGCGCGAGGGCCGCACCTACGTGAACATCCACACCGAAGCCTGCGCCCCCGGCGAGATTCGCGCGCAGATCGACTGA
- the rsmA gene encoding 16S rRNA (adenine(1518)-N(6)/adenine(1519)-N(6))-dimethyltransferase RsmA, producing MSSAPQWEDPRKVLARHGLAPKKAFSQNFLVSRHVVDGIVRAIAPRDGERVIELGPGLGTLTGALLGAGARVVAVEKDREMIAVLRAELGSNERFEVIEGDAAAVDLAALAGGERIALAGNLPYAITGGIVRNLCEHAASLSRAVIMVQKEVRDRLIAKPDTNDYGALTVFVQARFDVKPVLKVPAGSFHPPPKVESAVVMLVPREVPRAEETESFRTVVRAAFQARRKTLRNALGQAVGVERAEQALAAAGIDPKRRGETLSIEELAKVGEAIGAP from the coding sequence GTGAGCAGCGCGCCGCAGTGGGAAGACCCGCGCAAGGTCCTGGCGCGGCACGGGCTCGCGCCGAAGAAGGCGTTCTCCCAGAACTTCCTGGTCTCGCGTCACGTGGTCGACGGCATCGTGCGCGCGATCGCGCCGCGCGACGGCGAGCGGGTGATCGAATTGGGCCCCGGGCTCGGCACCCTCACGGGCGCGCTGCTCGGCGCGGGCGCGCGGGTCGTCGCGGTCGAGAAGGACCGCGAGATGATCGCGGTGCTGCGCGCCGAGCTGGGATCGAACGAGCGCTTCGAGGTGATCGAGGGCGACGCCGCGGCGGTCGACCTCGCCGCGCTCGCGGGCGGGGAGCGCATCGCGCTCGCGGGGAATCTCCCGTACGCGATCACCGGCGGCATCGTGCGCAACCTCTGCGAGCACGCCGCGAGCCTCTCGCGCGCCGTCATCATGGTGCAGAAGGAAGTGCGCGATCGACTGATCGCGAAGCCCGACACCAACGACTACGGCGCGCTCACCGTGTTCGTGCAGGCGCGCTTCGACGTGAAGCCCGTGCTCAAGGTGCCCGCGGGCTCGTTCCATCCGCCGCCCAAGGTCGAGAGCGCGGTGGTGATGCTCGTTCCCCGCGAGGTGCCGCGCGCCGAGGAGACCGAGTCGTTCCGCACCGTCGTGCGCGCTGCGTTCCAGGCGCGCCGCAAGACGCTGCGCAACGCGCTCGGACAGGCGGTCGGCGTCGAGCGCGCCGAGCAGGCGCTCGCCGCCGCGGGCATCGACCCGAAGCGGCGCGGCGAGACGCTGTCGATCGAAGAGCTCGCGAAGGTCGGCGAGGCGATCGGAGCGCCGTGA
- a CDS encoding DUF4350 domain-containing protein has translation MSSRPRSSLVALLALALVAIAARAGAQDADFAPESDAWNGLGRFVAIARERGVTLEIPARLDVGTLQPADALVIVSPNDELPAASLTDFMRAGGRIALGDDFGRGDTLLRTFRIGRGRPNRADALRLRGNEELLVARPSAGHPLTEGVSALVTNHPMVVYHPELEPIFSFGERDAVVLAGAVGAGRLVAIGDPSVLIANMLELRGNRRFAENLVGYLEGERGGRVFLITPGAVMVGRYGEPGADRPLHDVRAMLERLADVELPESALRIAAAAIAGILMVLAAGVLPRSSPYAGAAMFARPSVPGGFAGRIEWFSQRPANLGDPAMVYKLELEIELHRRLGLIAPVSIDDVANRMKARGMRADDVESARRLLGELAELREEWERGTRGDALPEARFRKILASGEALLEKVRNLG, from the coding sequence GTGTCGTCTCGCCCTCGCTCATCCCTCGTCGCGCTGCTCGCGCTCGCGCTCGTCGCGATCGCTGCGCGCGCGGGAGCGCAGGACGCGGACTTCGCGCCCGAGAGCGACGCGTGGAACGGCCTCGGCCGCTTCGTCGCGATCGCGCGCGAGCGCGGCGTCACCCTCGAGATCCCGGCGCGCCTCGACGTCGGCACGCTCCAGCCCGCCGACGCGCTCGTCATCGTCTCGCCGAACGACGAGCTCCCCGCCGCGAGCCTCACCGACTTCATGCGCGCCGGCGGGCGCATCGCGCTGGGCGACGACTTCGGGCGCGGCGACACGCTCCTGCGCACCTTCCGCATCGGACGCGGCCGTCCGAACCGCGCCGACGCGCTGCGCCTGCGCGGCAACGAAGAGCTCCTCGTCGCGCGCCCCAGCGCCGGCCATCCGCTCACCGAGGGCGTCTCCGCGCTCGTGACGAACCACCCGATGGTCGTCTACCACCCGGAGCTCGAGCCGATCTTCTCGTTCGGCGAGCGCGACGCCGTGGTCCTCGCGGGCGCGGTCGGGGCGGGCCGCCTCGTCGCCATCGGGGATCCGAGCGTGCTCATCGCCAACATGCTCGAGCTGCGCGGCAACCGTCGCTTCGCCGAGAACCTGGTCGGATATCTCGAGGGCGAGCGCGGCGGGCGCGTGTTCCTCATCACGCCGGGCGCGGTGATGGTCGGGCGCTACGGCGAGCCAGGCGCGGATCGCCCGCTCCACGACGTGCGCGCCATGCTCGAGCGGCTCGCCGACGTCGAGCTCCCCGAGAGCGCGCTGCGCATCGCGGCCGCCGCGATCGCCGGCATCCTGATGGTGCTCGCCGCCGGCGTGCTCCCTCGCAGCTCGCCGTACGCGGGCGCCGCGATGTTCGCGCGTCCGAGCGTCCCCGGCGGCTTCGCGGGCCGCATCGAGTGGTTCTCGCAGCGACCTGCGAACCTCGGCGACCCTGCGATGGTCTACAAGCTCGAGCTCGAGATCGAGCTGCACCGGCGGCTCGGACTGATCGCGCCGGTGTCGATCGACGACGTCGCGAACCGGATGAAGGCCAGAGGGATGCGAGCGGACGACGTGGAGAGCGCACGCAGGTTGCTCGGCGAGCTCGCCGAGCTGCGCGAAGAGTGGGAGCGCGGTACGCGTGGTGACGCGCTGCCCGAGGCGCGCTTCCGGAAGATCCTGGCGTCCGGCGAGGCGCTGCTCGAGAAGGTGCGGAACCTGGGATGA
- a CDS encoding SDR family NAD(P)-dependent oxidoreductase gives MSDSSSSELEGPVLAGKVVVVTGGGRGIGRAIALACAAEGAKVLVNDLGSDLAGEGADPTVADAVVAEIRGAGGTAIADAHDVSAPGAASAIVDRAVSELGRLDALISCAGIVADRSVLKTDDALLSRVLDVHVKGTFALVRAAGQVMVDRKEGGAIVLCTGPSAFFGARGQSAIGAASAAIVALTRSAALELRKHRVRVNAIAPTARTRQTEELPTFQGIHEGSMSPGHVAPLAVFLSSSLAEDVHGEVLGIAGARAYAFRARETTGSFSDGRPLSVRELRDVWRDITRA, from the coding sequence GTGAGCGATTCGTCGTCGTCGGAGCTCGAGGGCCCGGTCCTCGCGGGAAAGGTCGTCGTCGTCACCGGCGGAGGCCGCGGCATCGGTCGTGCGATCGCCCTCGCGTGCGCGGCCGAAGGCGCGAAGGTGCTCGTCAACGACCTCGGCTCGGACCTCGCCGGTGAGGGCGCCGACCCCACCGTCGCCGACGCCGTCGTCGCGGAGATCCGCGGGGCGGGCGGCACCGCGATCGCCGACGCACACGACGTCTCCGCGCCGGGCGCCGCGAGCGCGATCGTCGATCGTGCGGTCAGCGAGCTCGGCCGGCTCGACGCGCTGATCTCGTGCGCGGGGATCGTCGCCGATCGTTCGGTGCTCAAGACCGACGACGCGCTGCTCTCACGCGTGCTCGACGTGCACGTGAAGGGCACGTTCGCGCTCGTGCGCGCGGCCGGCCAGGTGATGGTCGATCGCAAGGAGGGCGGCGCGATCGTGCTCTGCACCGGGCCGTCCGCGTTCTTCGGCGCGCGCGGTCAGTCCGCGATCGGCGCCGCGTCGGCGGCGATCGTCGCGCTCACGCGATCCGCCGCGCTCGAGCTGCGCAAACATCGCGTTCGTGTGAACGCGATCGCGCCGACTGCGCGCACCCGCCAGACCGAGGAGCTCCCGACCTTCCAGGGCATCCACGAGGGGTCGATGAGCCCCGGGCACGTCGCCCCGCTCGCGGTCTTCCTGTCCTCGTCGCTGGCCGAGGACGTCCACGGCGAGGTGCTCGGGATCGCGGGCGCTCGGGCCTATGCCTTTCGCGCGCGAGAGACGACGGGATCTTTCAGTGATGGAAGACCTCTTTCCGTTCGTGAACTACGCGACGTGTGGCGAGACATCACGCGGGCGTGA
- a CDS encoding DUF58 domain-containing protein: MLPIPTRTAVAVFFAVLVCLVVGALAGSLAATVIGATGMIGLAAALAATMPVGRRVRRQRLEFAWWLGHGDPGAGGGAVVPGAPFDVRCFMRHRGLEPLLLASLEPIVPGGATRVDDEADSLALAASARTEFTFRFVAPAVGRVVLHGLAVTLHGPLGLFAVPLYFPNPLVIKVLPQAAARMPTQARVMPGLPVERSGAALLAPHGGGTELRELREMRPGDPFKSIAWKPSARRGKLLVREVDQEVQETRYVVLDASGTMRGGEPGRRKLDHAIEAVAAEARRTLASGDRFGVITVDGRVLAHVAPRDGAAHVLRVFDALLAATEVVDQDLTDVDDDEVCAIVGRYVRQQDGVDFSVAPSGRPGSGAWNVSLLVRHVGKALAAEEAKEEPVVASSPATAMLRRFCRVRGIPLPYRPDPRDGSKGPGLAASLRELVQKSFGPMSITVITDLDGLGDPAPLVAAVKLLRLHGHEVTFVVPDGPSFTSAPRTPLEKDLVEVYARGERRRADEMRALLAPMGVALTIAAASDAPAMLLWKATNRRGGRARVAVGA; this comes from the coding sequence GTGCTCCCGATCCCCACGCGCACCGCGGTCGCGGTGTTCTTCGCGGTCCTGGTGTGCCTGGTCGTCGGCGCCCTCGCGGGCTCGCTCGCTGCGACCGTCATCGGCGCGACCGGGATGATCGGGCTCGCGGCCGCGCTCGCGGCGACGATGCCGGTGGGACGGCGGGTGCGGCGGCAGCGCCTCGAGTTCGCGTGGTGGCTCGGGCACGGCGATCCCGGCGCGGGGGGCGGCGCGGTCGTTCCCGGCGCGCCCTTCGACGTGCGCTGCTTCATGCGCCATCGCGGGCTCGAGCCGCTGCTGCTCGCGTCGCTCGAGCCGATCGTGCCGGGCGGCGCGACACGGGTCGACGACGAGGCCGACTCGCTCGCGCTCGCGGCGTCGGCGCGCACCGAGTTCACGTTCCGCTTCGTCGCGCCCGCGGTGGGCCGCGTCGTGCTCCACGGGCTCGCGGTCACGCTCCACGGGCCCCTCGGGCTCTTCGCGGTGCCGCTCTACTTCCCGAACCCGCTCGTCATCAAGGTGCTGCCCCAGGCCGCGGCGCGGATGCCCACCCAGGCGCGCGTGATGCCCGGTCTGCCGGTCGAGCGCAGCGGCGCCGCGCTGCTCGCCCCCCACGGCGGCGGCACCGAGCTCCGCGAGCTGCGGGAGATGCGTCCCGGCGATCCCTTCAAGTCGATCGCGTGGAAGCCCAGCGCGCGCCGCGGAAAGCTCCTGGTGCGCGAGGTCGACCAGGAAGTGCAGGAGACGCGCTACGTGGTGCTCGACGCGAGCGGCACGATGCGCGGCGGTGAGCCCGGACGGCGCAAGCTCGACCACGCGATCGAGGCGGTCGCCGCCGAGGCCCGACGCACCCTCGCCAGCGGCGATCGCTTCGGCGTGATCACCGTCGACGGTCGTGTCCTCGCGCACGTCGCGCCGCGCGACGGAGCCGCGCACGTGCTGCGGGTGTTCGACGCGCTGCTCGCGGCGACCGAGGTCGTCGATCAGGACCTCACCGACGTCGACGACGACGAGGTCTGCGCGATCGTCGGGCGCTACGTGCGGCAGCAGGACGGCGTCGACTTCTCGGTCGCGCCCTCGGGCCGCCCCGGCAGCGGCGCGTGGAACGTCTCGTTGCTGGTGCGCCACGTCGGCAAGGCGCTCGCCGCCGAAGAGGCGAAGGAGGAGCCGGTCGTGGCGTCCTCGCCCGCGACCGCGATGCTGCGGCGCTTCTGCCGGGTGCGCGGCATCCCCCTGCCCTACCGGCCCGATCCCCGCGACGGCTCGAAGGGCCCCGGGCTCGCGGCGAGCCTTCGCGAGCTGGTGCAGAAGAGCTTCGGCCCGATGTCGATCACGGTCATCACCGACCTCGACGGGCTCGGCGATCCCGCGCCGCTCGTCGCCGCGGTGAAGCTGCTGCGCCTGCACGGCCACGAGGTGACGTTCGTGGTGCCCGACGGGCCGAGCTTCACGAGCGCGCCCCGCACCCCGCTCGAGAAGGACCTCGTCGAGGTCTACGCGCGCGGCGAGCGACGCCGCGCCGACGAGATGCGCGCGCTGCTCGCGCCGATGGGCGTCGCGCTCACGATCGCGGCGGCGAGCGACGCACCGGCGATGCTGCTGTGGAAGGCGACGAACCGACGCGGCGGACGCGCACGCGTGGCGGTGGGCGCGTGA